The genomic region TCAGGTGACCCGCGACGACCTCGCGTGATTCGTTCCGCGTACCAATGCCGTCCGCCCGGCACCTCCTCGGAGGTGCCGGGCGGACGGCATTTGGCAGCGACCGAATGTGGCAGCGACCGACCAGCAGGCCGGTCAGGCAGCGGCCGCGGTGGCCGCGGAGAGGCTCTCGTTGACGAACTCCAGCAGCAGGCGCGGGGTGTAGGCCTCGGCCACGGTGTCGTCGGAGAGCTGGATGCCGTAGTCGCGCTCGATCCGGCCGCTGGTCTGCAGCACCGCCAGCGAGTCGTAGCCCAGCTCGACGAAGGGGACGTCCAGGATGTCGCCGTTCAGGTCGACGCCCTCCTCCTCGCCCGCGCACTCGACGAGCAGCGCGATCAGGGTGGACAGGCTCATCTCGGTCATGCGAAACACCTTTTCCTCGTTAGCAGTTGCATCGGCGGTTGCGGGAGCAACCGCCCTGGCGGTTGCCCGGCCGCGGCGCGGTGCCGCGGCCGGGTCCATCTGGCGGGAGCGACCGGTCGGGTCACTGCGCCGCGGTCACCACCGCCGCGGCGTTGAAGCCGTTGTAGCCGCGGGCGAGCACCAGCGCGGCACGCAGCGGGCCCGGGCGGGCCTCGGTGACCAGGTCCAGTTCGCAGCCCTCGGCGAGCGGGCCGACGTTGACGGTCGGTGGGATCACCGCGTCCCGCAGCGAGAGCAGCGCCGCCGCCAGGTCGAGCGAGGCACCGCCCGCGGCCAGCCGGCCGGTCATCGTCTTGGGCGCCGTGACCGGCACCCCCGACCGGCCGAAGAGCGCGGTGATCGCGGCCGCCTCCGCCCGGTCGAGCTCGGGCACGCCGGCCGCGTCGGCGAACACCACGTCGATCTGATTGACCGTCAGACCGGCTTCAGAAAGCGCGAGTTCGGCCGCGCGCTGCAGGCCGGGCGGACCGCCGGTGCCCGGCGCGG from Kitasatospora azatica KCTC 9699 harbors:
- a CDS encoding acyl carrier protein; amino-acid sequence: MTEMSLSTLIALLVECAGEEEGVDLNGDILDVPFVELGYDSLAVLQTSGRIERDYGIQLSDDTVAEAYTPRLLLEFVNESLSAATAAAA